A region of Marmota flaviventris isolate mMarFla1 chromosome 11, mMarFla1.hap1, whole genome shotgun sequence DNA encodes the following proteins:
- the Pjvk gene encoding pejvakin isoform X2 produces the protein MSVSFVKQVGDGGRLVPVPSLSEADKYQPLSLVVKKKRCFLFPRYKFTSTPFTLKDILLGDREISAGISSYQLLNYEDESDVSLYGRRGNHIVNDVGINVTGSDSIAVKASFGVVTKHEVEVSTLLKEITTRKINFDHSLIRQSRSSRKAVLCVVMESIRTTRQCSLSVHAGIRGEAMRFHFMDEQNPKGRDKAIVFPAHTTIAFSVFELFIYLDGAFDLCVTSVSKGGFEREETATFALLYRLRNILFERNRRVMDAISRSQLYLDDLFSDYYDKPLSMTDVSLKEGTHIRVNLLNHNIPKGPCILCGMGNLKRETVYGCFQCSVDGQKYVRLHAVPCFDIWHKRMK, from the exons ATGTCAGTG AGCTTTGTCAAGCAAGTTGGAGATGGAGGGAGATTAGTTCCAGTTCCAAGCCTCAGTGAAGCTGACAAATACCAGCCTCTCAGTCTGGTGGTAAAAAAGAAGCGATGCTTTCTGTTTCCTAGATATAAATTTACCTCAACACCTTTTACACTGAAAGATATTCTCCTAGGAGACAGAGAAATTTCAGCTG GTATTTCATCTTATCAATTACTGAATTATGAAGATGAATCAGATGTTTCACTTTATGGAAGGCGAGGCAACCATATTGTAAATGACGTTGGGATTAATGTTACTGGATCAGATTCCATTGCAGTAAAAGCTTCATTTGGTGTAGTAACCAAACATGAAGTGGAAGTATCAACATTACTCAAAGAAATTACTACACG gaaaattaacTTCGATCACAGCTTGATACGTCAGTCACGGAGCAGCAGAAAGGCTGTGCTTTGCGTGGTCATGGAAAGCATTCGAACCACACGACAGTGCTCCCTGTCTGTTCATGCTGGCATTCGAGGAGAAGCCATGCGG tttcattttatggatgaacaGAATCCCAAGGGAAGGGACAAAGCTATTGTTTTTCCAGCACATACAACCATAGCTTTCAGTGTTTTTGAACTCTTCATTTACTTGGATGGTGCCTTTG ACCTTTGTGTCACTTCAGTGTCAAAAGGAGGATTTGAAAGGGAAGAAACAGCAACGTTTGCACTGCTCTACAGACTGAGAAATATACTATTTGAAAGAA ATAGAAGAGTGATGGATGCCATTTCTCGTTCACAGCTTTACTTGGATGATCTTTTTTCTGACTACTATGACAAACCTCTCAGCATGACTGATGTTTCACTCAAGGAAGGGACTCATATCCGAGTTAACTTACTTAATCACAACATTCCTAAAGGGCCTTGCATACTCTGTGGAATGGGGAACTTAAAAAGGGAGACGGTCTATGGTTGCTTTCAGTGTTCTGTAGATGGACAGAAGTATGTGAGACTTCACGCAGTCCCTTGTTTTGATATTTGGCacaagagaatgaaataa
- the Pjvk gene encoding pejvakin isoform X3: MFAAATKSFVKQVGDGGRLVPVPSLSEADKYQPLSLVVKKKRCFLFPRYKFTSTPFTLKDILLGDREISAGISSYQLLNYEDESDVSLYGRRGNHIVNDVGINVTGSDSIAVKASFGVVTKHEVEVSTLLKEITTRKINFDHSLIRQSRSSRKAVLCVVMESIRTTRQCSLSVHAGIRGEAMRFHFMDEQNPKGRDKAIVFPAHTTIAFSVFELFIYLDGAFDRRVMDAISRSQLYLDDLFSDYYDKPLSMTDVSLKEGTHIRVNLLNHNIPKGPCILCGMGNLKRETVYGCFQCSVDGQKYVRLHAVPCFDIWHKRMK; the protein is encoded by the exons ATGTTTGCTGCTGCTACAAAGAGCTTTGTCAAGCAAGTTGGAGATGGAGGGAGATTAGTTCCAGTTCCAAGCCTCAGTGAAGCTGACAAATACCAGCCTCTCAGTCTGGTGGTAAAAAAGAAGCGATGCTTTCTGTTTCCTAGATATAAATTTACCTCAACACCTTTTACACTGAAAGATATTCTCCTAGGAGACAGAGAAATTTCAGCTG GTATTTCATCTTATCAATTACTGAATTATGAAGATGAATCAGATGTTTCACTTTATGGAAGGCGAGGCAACCATATTGTAAATGACGTTGGGATTAATGTTACTGGATCAGATTCCATTGCAGTAAAAGCTTCATTTGGTGTAGTAACCAAACATGAAGTGGAAGTATCAACATTACTCAAAGAAATTACTACACG gaaaattaacTTCGATCACAGCTTGATACGTCAGTCACGGAGCAGCAGAAAGGCTGTGCTTTGCGTGGTCATGGAAAGCATTCGAACCACACGACAGTGCTCCCTGTCTGTTCATGCTGGCATTCGAGGAGAAGCCATGCGG tttcattttatggatgaacaGAATCCCAAGGGAAGGGACAAAGCTATTGTTTTTCCAGCACATACAACCATAGCTTTCAGTGTTTTTGAACTCTTCATTTACTTGGATGGTGCCTTTG ATAGAAGAGTGATGGATGCCATTTCTCGTTCACAGCTTTACTTGGATGATCTTTTTTCTGACTACTATGACAAACCTCTCAGCATGACTGATGTTTCACTCAAGGAAGGGACTCATATCCGAGTTAACTTACTTAATCACAACATTCCTAAAGGGCCTTGCATACTCTGTGGAATGGGGAACTTAAAAAGGGAGACGGTCTATGGTTGCTTTCAGTGTTCTGTAGATGGACAGAAGTATGTGAGACTTCACGCAGTCCCTTGTTTTGATATTTGGCacaagagaatgaaataa
- the Fkbp7 gene encoding peptidyl-prolyl cis-trans isomerase FKBP7 isoform X1 — MHFLSRLVVFFYLWGFITAQGLKKEESPEEVKIEILHRPENCSKTSKKGDLLNAHYDGYLAKDGSKFYCSRTQNEGHPKWFVLGVGQVIKGLDIAMMDMCPGEKRKVIIPPSFAYGKEGYADGKIPPDATLIFEIELYAVTKGPRSIETFKQIDTDNDRQLSKTEINHYLKKEFEKDEKPRDKSYQNAVLEDIFKKNDHDGDGFISPKEYNVYQHDEL, encoded by the exons ATGCATTTCTTATCCAGattagttgttttcttttacctGTGGGGCTTTATTACTGCTCAGGGACTAAAGAAAGAAGAGAGCCCAGAGGaagtgaaaatagaaattttgCATCGTCCCGAAAACTGCTCTAAGACAAGCAAGAAGGGAGACCTGCTTAATGCCCATTACGATGGCTACTTGGCTAAAGATGGCTCGAAATTCTACTGCAG ccGGACACAAAATGAAGGTCACCCCAAATGGTTTGTTCTTGGTGTTGGACAAGTCATAAAAGGCCTAGACATTGCTATGATGGATATGTGCCCTGGAGAGAAGCGAAAAGTGATTATACCTCCTTCATTTGCATATGGAAAGGAAGGATATG CAGATGGCAAGATTCCACCTGATGCAACGCTGATTTTTGAGATTGAACTTtatgctgtgaccaaaggaccacGGAGCATTGAAACATTTAAACAAATAGACACAGACAATGACCGGCAACTCTCTAAAACCGAG ATAAATCATTACttgaaaaaagaatttgaaaaagatGAGAAGCCACGTGACAAGTCATATCAGAATGCAgttttagaagatatttttaagaagaatgaCCATGATGGTGATGGCTTCATTTCTCCCAAAGAATACAATGTATACCAGCATGATGAActatag
- the Pjvk gene encoding pejvakin isoform X4 has protein sequence MESIRTTRQCSLSVHAGIRGEAMRFHFMDEQNPKGRDKAIVFPAHTTIAFSVFELFIYLDGAFDLCVTSVSKGGFEREETATFALLYRLRNILFERNRRVMDAISRSQLYLDDLFSDYYDKPLSMTDVSLKEGTHIRVNLLNHNIPKGPCILCGMGNLKRETVYGCFQCSVDGQKYVRLHAVPCFDIWHKRMK, from the exons ATGGAAAGCATTCGAACCACACGACAGTGCTCCCTGTCTGTTCATGCTGGCATTCGAGGAGAAGCCATGCGG tttcattttatggatgaacaGAATCCCAAGGGAAGGGACAAAGCTATTGTTTTTCCAGCACATACAACCATAGCTTTCAGTGTTTTTGAACTCTTCATTTACTTGGATGGTGCCTTTG ACCTTTGTGTCACTTCAGTGTCAAAAGGAGGATTTGAAAGGGAAGAAACAGCAACGTTTGCACTGCTCTACAGACTGAGAAATATACTATTTGAAAGAA ATAGAAGAGTGATGGATGCCATTTCTCGTTCACAGCTTTACTTGGATGATCTTTTTTCTGACTACTATGACAAACCTCTCAGCATGACTGATGTTTCACTCAAGGAAGGGACTCATATCCGAGTTAACTTACTTAATCACAACATTCCTAAAGGGCCTTGCATACTCTGTGGAATGGGGAACTTAAAAAGGGAGACGGTCTATGGTTGCTTTCAGTGTTCTGTAGATGGACAGAAGTATGTGAGACTTCACGCAGTCCCTTGTTTTGATATTTGGCacaagagaatgaaataa
- the Pjvk gene encoding pejvakin isoform X1, with amino-acid sequence MFAAATKSFVKQVGDGGRLVPVPSLSEADKYQPLSLVVKKKRCFLFPRYKFTSTPFTLKDILLGDREISAGISSYQLLNYEDESDVSLYGRRGNHIVNDVGINVTGSDSIAVKASFGVVTKHEVEVSTLLKEITTRKINFDHSLIRQSRSSRKAVLCVVMESIRTTRQCSLSVHAGIRGEAMRFHFMDEQNPKGRDKAIVFPAHTTIAFSVFELFIYLDGAFDLCVTSVSKGGFEREETATFALLYRLRNILFERNRRVMDAISRSQLYLDDLFSDYYDKPLSMTDVSLKEGTHIRVNLLNHNIPKGPCILCGMGNLKRETVYGCFQCSVDGQKYVRLHAVPCFDIWHKRMK; translated from the exons ATGTTTGCTGCTGCTACAAAGAGCTTTGTCAAGCAAGTTGGAGATGGAGGGAGATTAGTTCCAGTTCCAAGCCTCAGTGAAGCTGACAAATACCAGCCTCTCAGTCTGGTGGTAAAAAAGAAGCGATGCTTTCTGTTTCCTAGATATAAATTTACCTCAACACCTTTTACACTGAAAGATATTCTCCTAGGAGACAGAGAAATTTCAGCTG GTATTTCATCTTATCAATTACTGAATTATGAAGATGAATCAGATGTTTCACTTTATGGAAGGCGAGGCAACCATATTGTAAATGACGTTGGGATTAATGTTACTGGATCAGATTCCATTGCAGTAAAAGCTTCATTTGGTGTAGTAACCAAACATGAAGTGGAAGTATCAACATTACTCAAAGAAATTACTACACG gaaaattaacTTCGATCACAGCTTGATACGTCAGTCACGGAGCAGCAGAAAGGCTGTGCTTTGCGTGGTCATGGAAAGCATTCGAACCACACGACAGTGCTCCCTGTCTGTTCATGCTGGCATTCGAGGAGAAGCCATGCGG tttcattttatggatgaacaGAATCCCAAGGGAAGGGACAAAGCTATTGTTTTTCCAGCACATACAACCATAGCTTTCAGTGTTTTTGAACTCTTCATTTACTTGGATGGTGCCTTTG ACCTTTGTGTCACTTCAGTGTCAAAAGGAGGATTTGAAAGGGAAGAAACAGCAACGTTTGCACTGCTCTACAGACTGAGAAATATACTATTTGAAAGAA ATAGAAGAGTGATGGATGCCATTTCTCGTTCACAGCTTTACTTGGATGATCTTTTTTCTGACTACTATGACAAACCTCTCAGCATGACTGATGTTTCACTCAAGGAAGGGACTCATATCCGAGTTAACTTACTTAATCACAACATTCCTAAAGGGCCTTGCATACTCTGTGGAATGGGGAACTTAAAAAGGGAGACGGTCTATGGTTGCTTTCAGTGTTCTGTAGATGGACAGAAGTATGTGAGACTTCACGCAGTCCCTTGTTTTGATATTTGGCacaagagaatgaaataa
- the Fkbp7 gene encoding peptidyl-prolyl cis-trans isomerase FKBP7 isoform X2, translating to MHFLSRLVVFFYLWGFITAQGLKKEESPEEVKIEILHRPENCSKTSKKGDLLNAHYDGYLAKDGSKFYCSRTQNEGHPKWFVLGVGQVIKGLDIAMMDMCPGEKRKVIIPPSFAYGKEGYDGKIPPDATLIFEIELYAVTKGPRSIETFKQIDTDNDRQLSKTEINHYLKKEFEKDEKPRDKSYQNAVLEDIFKKNDHDGDGFISPKEYNVYQHDEL from the exons ATGCATTTCTTATCCAGattagttgttttcttttacctGTGGGGCTTTATTACTGCTCAGGGACTAAAGAAAGAAGAGAGCCCAGAGGaagtgaaaatagaaattttgCATCGTCCCGAAAACTGCTCTAAGACAAGCAAGAAGGGAGACCTGCTTAATGCCCATTACGATGGCTACTTGGCTAAAGATGGCTCGAAATTCTACTGCAG ccGGACACAAAATGAAGGTCACCCCAAATGGTTTGTTCTTGGTGTTGGACAAGTCATAAAAGGCCTAGACATTGCTATGATGGATATGTGCCCTGGAGAGAAGCGAAAAGTGATTATACCTCCTTCATTTGCATATGGAAAGGAAGGATATG ATGGCAAGATTCCACCTGATGCAACGCTGATTTTTGAGATTGAACTTtatgctgtgaccaaaggaccacGGAGCATTGAAACATTTAAACAAATAGACACAGACAATGACCGGCAACTCTCTAAAACCGAG ATAAATCATTACttgaaaaaagaatttgaaaaagatGAGAAGCCACGTGACAAGTCATATCAGAATGCAgttttagaagatatttttaagaagaatgaCCATGATGGTGATGGCTTCATTTCTCCCAAAGAATACAATGTATACCAGCATGATGAActatag